The Pirellulales bacterium DNA window CAGGGTGAGCACGTTGAGGCCGCTGAGCGCGCCGACCTGGCGCCAATGCAAGGGCATCAGCGGGTCGGCGAGCGCATCGCCGACGCCCAGCACGGCCACTTCGCGCAGGGTGCCCAGCGCGCCTGCGGCCAGCAGTTGACGTACCTGGCGATCGCCGCGCAAGCCGAACGGGCTGGGCACGATCTGGCACGTCAGCTCCGGACGCTTGTTGCTCGCCACGAGCATCTGGTGCGCCTCGGCCGCGTTCATCGCCATCCGTGCCTCGGTCAGTACGTGTTTGCCCGCGGCCAGCGCGGCGAGCGTGACGGGACAGTGGAGATAAGGCCAGGTGCCGATCATCACGGCGTCGATCGCCGGATCGGCGACCAGGTCTTCCCAGCGATCGAACGTGCGCGGAATGGAAAACTCGGCCGCGGCCGCGCGGGTCGACTCGGGACGGCGATTGACCACCGCCGCGATTTCGACTCCGGGAATGGCCCGCAGGCCCGGCAGATGGCGCAGACGCGTGTTGGCGCCCAAGCCCACGATCCCGATGTTCAAGCTCGCTGTGGCCATGTCGGTTGAATCCGCCGGATCAATCGCTCGCGGCGCCGGCGGCGCGGGCGGCCACTCCGACGTCGGGAAAATCGGTGAATACGCCATCGACGTCCAACTCGTAGAGAAAACGTCGGATGGCGTCGGCATCCCGCTGAAAAGTATAAGGGATCACCTTCAGCCCGTGGCGATGGGCCGCAGCCACGAGCTGGTTGGCCGCGTCGCGCTCCAGCGCCGCCCGCGCGGGACCCAGCATGTCGGCCCAAGCGGCCACCTCGTCCATTTTCGCCTCGGGCAGGGGGCCGGGCAGCAGGAAGAGCTGCGTCAGATCGCTGTGCAACTCTGCGCGCATCCGCCGCAGCGAATCGGGCTCGAAGCACTGGACGATGACGTTATCGCTCCGCTTCGTACAGCCAAATCGGGCGTACATCTCCAGAAACGGCGGCTCGAGCGGCGCGCCCTGCGCGCGGTGCCAGCCGGGCGACTTCAGCTCGGGAATCGTGCCGGCACGGCGGCCTGTGCGTTCGTTGAGCCGTTGGACCAACAGGAGCATCTCTTCGAGCGTGGGGATCGAGTAGCCGGGCTCAGGCGGGTCTTTGCGGCCGCGCACTGCCAGAGTCTTCAATTCGGCCAGGGTGAAATCGAGAAAGTACCAGTGCCCATCCGCGCGGCGACGATCGGGGAATCGTTCGGCCACGTCGGTCGTAAGCTCGGCGTGGATGTCGTGGTTGCAAACGAGCACGCCGTCTTTGCTGAGCACGACGTCGGGCTCGATGTAATCGGCCCCCTGAGCATGCGCCAGGGCATAGGCCGGCAGCGTATGCTCGGGCAGGTAGCCGCTCGCGCCACGGTGGGCGACGATCAGTTTGCCGGCGGCGATGGCCGGCTCGGCGGCGGCCGCCGTGACGGCAGGCAGCGCGCCCAGAACGATTCCTAGAATAACGGCCCGCATCTCGGTGGTTCCCAGGGGTCAGGCGCGTGAAGGCGTCAGGCAGATTCGATCCGGCCGTCGCGCATTCGGACCACGCGGCTGGTGCGTTGCGCCAACGTTTCGTCGTGCGTGACCATCACGATGGTCAGTCCTTGGCGCCGATTCAAGTCGTCCAACAGATCGAGCACGGCCGCGGCGTTCTTCGAGTCGAGATTGCCCGTGGGCTCGTCGGCCAGCAGCAGCCGCGGCCGATTAGCCAACGCGCGGGCGATGGCCACGCGCTGCCGTTCGCCGACCGACAGGTGCTTGGGCAGGTGCTTGGCGCGATGCGACAGGCCGACCGCGCCGAGCAGTTCGCCGGCCCGCGTCTGGCGCTCGCGGCGGCGAAGTCCGCCTTCGAACATGGGGATCTGCACGTTTTCGGCCGCGGTGAGGTTTGGCAACAGGTGGAACGATTGGAACACGAAGCCGAGCTTTTGCGCGCGAAAGCGATCGAGATTTTCGCACTGCGAGAGCGGCTGGCCTTCAAAATAGACCTCGCCGGCGTCGGGCCGATCGAGCGCGCCGAGGATATTGAGCAGGGTCGACTTGCCGCTGCCGCTGGGACCCATGATGGCCACATACTCGCCCGGCGCCACGGCCAGGTCGACGTCGATCAGTGCCTGCACGGCACCGTCCGGATAGCGCTTGCTCAGCGCCTGGGCCGCAAGCAACGCGCCGTTGATCGTCGCAGCGACCGTCGGAGCGGGGTCATTCATGGCGCAAGGCCTCGGTTGGCAAGATGCGCGCGCCGCGCCAGGCCGGGAACAGCCCCCCCACCAGACCCACCACGACGGCGATGGCGAAGCCCTGAGCGACGACCTCCAGCGGCAGCCGGCCGTCGGTCAGCATGCTGGCCGCGGGCAGCAGCCGCAGCAACCTCGTGCCGGCCAGCGCGACGAGCGCACCTACCGCAGCGCCCGCCAAGGCTAAGAGCACGCTTTCGGCCAGGATCATGCCGAGTACGCGTCGCTTGCGCCAGCCGATGGCCCGTAGCGCGCCGATCTCGCGCGTGCGCTCGAAGACCGACATCACCATCGTGTTGAGCATGCCGATCGTGCCCACGATCAGGGCGATCATCGAAGTGAGCTTCGACATGCCTCCGGCCAGGCGGATTTGCGAGCTGGCATTAGCGAATTCCTCGGTCGGCATCGCCGAGAGCTGTGGGGCGACACGCTCGACGTCGGCCGCCAATCGGGCCAAGGCCGCGGCGTCGGGAGTGCCCGCCACCTGCAAGTCGAAGCTCGTCACCTGGCCGGCACGGTCCATCAACCGTTGCAGCTCGGGCAGCAACACGATCATCGCGCCGTTTTCGAAGACGCTGAAGCTTTCGTAGATTCCCGCGACTTCGAACGGCTCGTCCTCGACGATTTCGACGCGGTCGCCGACCTGTTTTCCCAGGTTGCGTGCCAGGACCGCGCCCAGCACGACTTTCTTCGTATCGCCCGCGGCCAGCCGGGCGCCGGACGTGAAGCGCAGCCCGTCGAAGAGCGTGCTGTCAGCCGCCCAGCCCTGGACCACGACGCCGAACAGGTCCAGGTCTTCGAAGGCCACGATGTCCATCAGCACGGGATTGACGCCCGCCACACCGGGCACAGCCGCCAAGCGGGGTGCCAGCGTCTCGCTCAGCGAGCTGGTGACATTCTCAGCGATCCCGGCGCGAACGACGACCAGGTCGATCCCGCGCCGGGCAAACTGTTCGACGAAGGCGCTGTGGAATTGCTGGGCCAGGCCGAGTAAGGCGATCACGGTGCCAATCGCCAGCGCCACGCCCGCCAAGGTCAGTGCCGCGCGCAGCGGGCGGCGCCAGACGTTCTTGAAAACCAGGTCGACAAAGGTCATCGCCAGTCCGTTCCCTCACCGTTCGTCGCACGCCGCGGCACAGCATCTTACGCGCCCGGCCACCGCGACGAAAACCCGCCGCCTTGGAGCGCCGGTATCTTCCCGAGCGCTTGTCCGCGCGAGCACCACAAAGCTAGGCTAAGGGCCATGCGATTCTCCACGGTGATTCTCAAGAATCTGCTGCGCTCGCCGGCGCGATCGCTGTTGACGGTTTGCGGCGCCGCGGTGGCCATCGGCACGCTCGTCGCGCTGGTGGGTATCGCTCGCAATTTCCAGCAGGCGCTGCGCAACGTCTACGACGAACGCGGGGTCGACCTGGTGGTGACCCGCGCGGGGGCCTCGCAGGGTCTCAACAGCGCGATCGACGAGTCGCTGACCGACCAGATCGCGCGGTTGCCGGGCGTGGCCGAGGTGACCGGCGGCCTGATCGAGGTGGTCTCGTACGAAGACCAGCAGCTCTATGGCGTGCTGGTTCACGGCTGGCGGGTCGACTCGCAGCCGCTACGCGAATTGCGGGTGCTACCCGGCGGTCGGCGGCTGGCCGCGGGCGACGCGCGGCACGTCATGCTAGGTAAGGTGCTGGCGGCCAACCTGGGGCTCCACGCCGGCCAGACGCTCGAGATCGTGCCTGACGAACCGTTCGAGGTGGTCGGCGTTTTCGAGAGTTTCAGCGTCTTCGAGAACGGAGGCATGGTGATCCCGTTGGATCAACTGCAGCGGATCATGGACCTGCCAGGCAAGGTGACCGGGTTCACCGTCACGCTGGCCGAGCCGCGCACGCCGGCCGCAGTCGAGCGCCTGCGGCGCGAGATCGAGGACTTGGCCCCCGGTTTGAGCGCGATGACGACCCGGCAGTTTGCACAGACCAATTCGCAAATCCGGGTGGCAGCCGGCATGGCGTGGGTGACTTCGCTGATCGCGCTGGTGATCGGCGCGGCGGGGACCTTGAACACGATGCT harbors:
- a CDS encoding ABC transporter permease, which gives rise to MRFSTVILKNLLRSPARSLLTVCGAAVAIGTLVALVGIARNFQQALRNVYDERGVDLVVTRAGASQGLNSAIDESLTDQIARLPGVAEVTGGLIEVVSYEDQQLYGVLVHGWRVDSQPLRELRVLPGGRRLAAGDARHVMLGKVLAANLGLHAGQTLEIVPDEPFEVVGVFESFSVFENGGMVIPLDQLQRIMDLPGKVTGFTVTLAEPRTPAAVERLRREIEDLAPGLSAMTTRQFAQTNSQIRVAAGMAWVTSLIALVIGAAGTLNTMLTSVLERTRELGILRSLGWPRRRIAAMILGESLALGLIGAGLGAAGAVLLVRLLCQLPQVNGYIDGQIGPETIGHGFVVAAAFALLGGLYPARLGMRMLPAAALRT
- a CDS encoding ABC transporter ATP-binding protein — protein: MNDPAPTVAATINGALLAAQALSKRYPDGAVQALIDVDLAVAPGEYVAIMGPSGSGKSTLLNILGALDRPDAGEVYFEGQPLSQCENLDRFRAQKLGFVFQSFHLLPNLTAAENVQIPMFEGGLRRRERQTRAGELLGAVGLSHRAKHLPKHLSVGERQRVAIARALANRPRLLLADEPTGNLDSKNAAAVLDLLDDLNRRQGLTIVMVTHDETLAQRTSRVVRMRDGRIESA
- a CDS encoding Gfo/Idh/MocA family oxidoreductase, which encodes MATASLNIGIVGLGANTRLRHLPGLRAIPGVEIAAVVNRRPESTRAAAAEFSIPRTFDRWEDLVADPAIDAVMIGTWPYLHCPVTLAALAAGKHVLTEARMAMNAAEAHQMLVASNKRPELTCQIVPSPFGLRGDRQVRQLLAAGALGTLREVAVLGVGDALADPLMPLHWRQVGALSGLNVLTLGIVHETLCRWLPDPVRVFAQMHAFISERLDPETGLRRRVGTPDSVQALVAWDDGARGLYHFSGVSHFGPGMQIHLYGSEGTLRYELAPHERLLWGRRGDAQLTELPLPSEAEAGWRVEADFVAAIRGEKPVEYTDFVTGVRYMEFTEAVARSATSGQAVELPLGEP
- a CDS encoding ABC transporter permease, which codes for MTFVDLVFKNVWRRPLRAALTLAGVALAIGTVIALLGLAQQFHSAFVEQFARRGIDLVVVRAGIAENVTSSLSETLAPRLAAVPGVAGVNPVLMDIVAFEDLDLFGVVVQGWAADSTLFDGLRFTSGARLAAGDTKKVVLGAVLARNLGKQVGDRVEIVEDEPFEVAGIYESFSVFENGAMIVLLPELQRLMDRAGQVTSFDLQVAGTPDAAALARLAADVERVAPQLSAMPTEEFANASSQIRLAGGMSKLTSMIALIVGTIGMLNTMVMSVFERTREIGALRAIGWRKRRVLGMILAESVLLALAGAAVGALVALAGTRLLRLLPAASMLTDGRLPLEVVAQGFAIAVVVGLVGGLFPAWRGARILPTEALRHE